The following proteins are encoded in a genomic region of Populus nigra chromosome 16, ddPopNigr1.1, whole genome shotgun sequence:
- the LOC133675574 gene encoding protein DETOXIFICATION 49-like has product MCQLNSFPLSCKCNQDFPFLVSIKDQEPNMFTPLLIPKSPTCKPQKERRQETQIPNQTDLSLFLREAISIANIAFPMMLTGLLLYPRSMISMLFLGRLGELALAGGSLAVGFANITGYSILSGLAVGMEPICGQAFGAQKHHLLGQTLQRTILLLIVASLPISFLWLNMKSILLFCGQDESIATEAQLFLIYSIPDLLAQSFLHPLRIYLRTQSITLPLTFCATLAIILHIPINYFLVTHLNLGTKGVALSGVWTNFILVGSLIIYILVSGVHKKTWGGFSVECFKEWKTLLNLAIPSCISVCLEWWWYEIMILLCGLLVNPKATVASMGILIQTTALIYIFPSSLSFSVSTRVGNQLGANQPKKAKFAAIAGLSFSFIFGFSALSFAVMVRKVWASMFTQDKEIIALTSLVLPIIGLCELGNCPQTTGCGVLRGTARPKVGANINLGCFYLVGMPVAVWLGFFTRFDFEGLWLGLLAAQGSCAVTMLFVLGRTDWEVEAQRAKELTNALVLVANVDDSLEVEEKKPPKAEIKEDSLQLFGDRQLDNLYKPLPV; this is encoded by the coding sequence ATGTGCCAGCTGAACTCGTTTCCTCTATCCTGCAAATGCAATCAGGACTTCCCTTTCCTTGTCTCCATCAAAGACCAAGAGCCCAACATGTTCACCCCATTATTGATCCCTAAAAGCCCAACATGTAAACCACAAAAAGAACGACGACAAGAAACCCAGATACCAAACCAGACCGACCTCTCCCTTTTTCTCAGAGAAGCAATATCCATAGCCAATATAGCTTTCCCCATGATGCTAACCGGTCTTTTGCTCTATCCACGCTCAATGATCTCCATGCTCTTCCTCGGCCGCCTTGGCGAGCTAGCCTTAGCTGGTGGGTCTCTTGCTGTTGGGTTCGCTAATATAACTGGTTACTCTATCCTCTCTGGCCTGGCTGTGGGAATGGAACCGATTTGTGGTCAAGCTTTCGGGGCTCAAAAACACCACCTCCTAGGCCAAACTTTGCAGAGAACAATACTCTTGCTCATTGTTGCTTCACTgcctatttcttttctttggctAAACATGAAAAGCATCCTTCTTTTTTGTGGCCAAGATGAGTCAATAGCCACAGAAGCACAGTTATTTCTTATTTACTCTATTCCTGACCTTTTAGCTCAATCTTTTTTGCATCCATTGAGAATCTATCTTAGGACTCAATCAATAACCTTACCTCTTACATTTTGCGCCACTCTAGCTATTATTCTACACATTCCTATCAACTATTTTCTCGTTACACACCTCAATTTAGGGACTAAAGGTGTTGCTCTTAGTGGGGTGTGGACTAACTTCATTCTTGTAGGTTCTTTGATAATTTATATCCTTGTTTCTGGTGTCCACAAGAAGACATGGGGAGGGTTTTCGGTGGAGTGTTTCAAAGAGTGGAAAACTCTCTTGAATTTGGCCATTCCAAGCTGCATCTCAGTGTGTCTTGAATGGTGGTGGTATGAGATCATGATCTTGCTATGTGGGCTATTAGTGAATCCAAAAGCAACTGTTGCTTCAATGGGCATTTTGATTCAAACCACTGCATTAATTTACATATTCCCTTCTTCTCTAAGTTTCAGTGTATCAACAAGGGTTGGTAATCAGCTAGGTGCTAACCAGCCCAAGAAAGCAAAGTTTGCAGCCATTGCGGGCCTTTCTTTCAGCTTCATTTTTGGGTTTTCAGCTCTAAGTTTTGCAGTTATGGTCAGGAAGGTGTGGGCTAGCATGTTCACCCAGGACAAAGAGATCATAGCCTTAACATCACTTGTTTTGCCAATAATAGGTCTTTGTGAGCTAGGAAATTGCCCACAAACAACCGGCTGTGGAGTCTTAAGAGGGACAGCCAGACCAAAAGTTGGAGCAAACATCAACTTGGGATGTTTCTACCTTGTTGGCATGCCAGTGGCAGTATGGTTAGGATTCTTTACAAGGTTTGATTTTGAAGGGTTATGGCTAGGCCTCTTAGCTGCACAAGGGTCCTGTGCGGTGACCATGTTGTTTGTCTTGGGTAGGACTGATTGGGAAGTTGAAGCTCAAAGAGCTAAAGAGCTGACAAATGCTTTGGTTCTTGTTGCCAATGTTGATGACAGCCTAGAAGTTGAAGAAAAGAAGCCACCTAAAGCTGAAATCAAGGAGGATTCTTTACAGTTATTTGGTGATCGTCAATTAGATAATCTTTATAAACCTTTACCTGTTTAa